From the genome of Rathayibacter sp. VKM Ac-2804:
TGATCGACGGGGCCGGGAGCGGCGCTGCGGGCGGGACGGCCGCGGACGGCGGGGGCGACTGCGGCAGCGGCAGCGACGCCGCCACGCGGTAGCCGCCCGCCACCTCCCCCGTCACGACCGTGCCGCGGACGGAGGCCACCCGCTCGCGGAGTCCGAGCAGCCCGTGCCCGCTGCCGCGCTCGCGGTCCGGACCCGCGACGGCCGCGACCGGGTTCGCCACGACGATCTCGACGCGGTCGTCCGCCACCGCGACGAGGACGTGCGCGCGGTGCTCGGCGCCGTGCTTGTGCGCGTTGGTGAGCGCCTCCTGGACCACGCGGTACGCGACGAGATCGGCCGCCCCCTGGACGCGGTCGAGCGCGCCCTCGGTGCGGACGGTCACCTGCAGGCCGTCCTCGCCGAAGCGGCGGACGAGCTCGTCGAGGCGGTCGAGGCCGGGCTGGGGCGCCGTGCCGGCCGCCTCGTCGGTGCGGAGGACCTCGAGGAGGTCGCCGATCTCGCCGAGGACCGACCGGGCCGCACTGCGGATCGTGCTCAGCGCCTCCCGCGCCTTCTCGGGCCGGGAGTCGAGGGCGGAGCTCGCGACCCCGGCGTTGAGGCTGATCACCGAGATCTGATGCGCGACGGCGTCGTGCAGATCGCGGGCGATGCGCAGCCGCTCCTCGCTGACGCGGCGCCGCGCCTCCGACTCCCGGGTCTGCTCGGCCCGCTCCGCCCGCTCGGTCACCGCGACGATGTACTCGCGGCGGGAGCGCGTGGCGTCGCCGGCGGCCGCCGCGAAGAGCACCGTGACGGCGTACTGCACCGCCCGGGCGTCGAGGGGGCTCACCGCCGCGCCGACGACGCTCAGGAGCACCACCGCGACCACCGTGACCCCGGTCACGACGAGACCGACCCGGCGGGAGCTGCGGTTCGTCACCGCGAACATCGCGATCGCCGTCGCGAGGACGACGCCCGGCGCGAGCAGTCCGAGGACCGCCGCGGCGGCGGACAGCACGACGATCGCCGCGAGCACCGGGGTCGGCCGGCGCCGCCGCAGCGGCAGCAGGACCGCCGGCGCGAGCACGATCGCGAACTCGAGCAGGCCCGAGGGCCGCTGAGCGGACCCCTGGAACGGCGCGAACGCCGCGGCGACGATGATCGCGGCCGCGAGGGCGTCGCCGAGCCGGGACCGCAGCCGCGGGTGGGCCTGCATCCGCGGCGTCATCCCCACATCCTGGCGGAGTGCGCGCGCCGCGGCGTCACCCCGCCGCAGTGCTCCGCCTACCGCGACCGCGGTACGGCGGGGACACCCTGCGAGGGACGCGCGAGGGAGCGCCGCCGCCCAGGCTGGAGGAGCCGCCCCGGAACCCGCCGGGCGGCGGAGGGAGTCCCATGAGCACGCCCATCATCTCGGTGAGAGACGTCCGCAGGTCGTACGGCCGAGGCCAGAACCGCTTCGAGGCGCTGAAGGGCGTGAGCTTCGACATCCAGGAGGGCGAGAGCGTCGCGATCGTCGGCAAGAGCGGCTCGGGCAAGTCGACCCTGATGCACCTGCTCGCGCTGCTCGACGCGCCCAGCACCGGCGTGGTCGAGCTCGAGGGAGTGGACACGAGCACGCTCAAGGGGCGCCGGCTCGACGTCACCCGCAACCGCACCTTCGGCTTCGTCTTCCAGCAGTTCTTCCTCACGCCGAACGCGTCGGTGCTCGACAACGTCGTGCTGCCGATGAAGATCGCCGGGATCGGCCGGGCGGAGCGCAAGCGCCGCGGCCTCGCCGCCCTGG
Proteins encoded in this window:
- a CDS encoding histidine kinase translates to MTPRMQAHPRLRSRLGDALAAAIIVAAAFAPFQGSAQRPSGLLEFAIVLAPAVLLPLRRRRPTPVLAAIVVLSAAAAVLGLLAPGVVLATAIAMFAVTNRSSRRVGLVVTGVTVVAVVLLSVVGAAVSPLDARAVQYAVTVLFAAAAGDATRSRREYIVAVTERAERAEQTRESEARRRVSEERLRIARDLHDAVAHQISVISLNAGVASSALDSRPEKAREALSTIRSAARSVLGEIGDLLEVLRTDEAAGTAPQPGLDRLDELVRRFGEDGLQVTVRTEGALDRVQGAADLVAYRVVQEALTNAHKHGAEHRAHVLVAVADDRVEIVVANPVAAVAGPDRERGSGHGLLGLRERVASVRGTVVTGEVAGGYRVAASLPLPQSPPPSAAVPPAAPLPAPSITEEDPR
- a CDS encoding ABC transporter ATP-binding protein, with protein sequence MSTPIISVRDVRRSYGRGQNRFEALKGVSFDIQEGESVAIVGKSGSGKSTLMHLLALLDAPSTGVVELEGVDTSTLKGRRLDVTRNRTFGFVFQQFFLTPNASVLDNVVLPMKIAGIGRAERKRRGLAALAQLELDDKAGSRAVDLSGGQKQRTVIARALVNNPRILFADEPTGNLDTTTGGVVEDILFALNRENGITLIVVTHDEELAARCDRRLMIRDGLLVEDSAAVAA